Genomic segment of bacterium:
CCGGCACGAAGCCGGCGTCGATCCGGTAGGCCAGCGCCGCGCCGAAAATAAAGCCCCGGGACTCCACGGCCACCACGGCGTCGACCGTCTTCTCGGCGTAACGGCGGGCGAAGAGGTCGATCACCGTCTGAAAGGACCGGACGTCCGCAAGCAGGGGCGTGATGTCCTTGAAGACGATCCCCGGCTTGGGAAAATCCGGGACGTCACGGATTCTCTGTCTCAGCCTCTCCATCGCCTTCTCCTTCGGGTCCTCCATAGTCGGCTCCTTTTTGCTTCGCCTTCTCGGCATACATCGTCTTGGGCAGGAAGAAGAGGGGGTTCCGCGCCTTGGGCCCTTCGCGCACTTCGAAGTGCAGATGAGGCCCGGTCGCGCGGCCCGTCCGGCCCACGCGGGAGATCATCTGCCCCTTCTTCACCTTCATGCCGGTCTTCACGAGGTTGACGGAATTGTGCGCATAAACCGTGAAGAAATCGCCCTTGTGTTTGACCAGAACGAGGTTCCCGTAACCCCGCATCCTCTTGGAGTAGACGACCTCCCCCTCCGCGGCGGCATAGACCGGGGTGCCCGTCTTCGCCCGGATGTCGAGGCCGTCGTGGCGCCTGCCGCGCCTCATGCCGAAGAGCGAGGACACTTCTCCGTCGATGGGCCACGCGAACTTGCCGTGCTCCAATTTGATGGGCGAGGACGCATCGGCGGTCTCTTCGGCCGCCTCTTCGCCGCCTTCCCCGGCCTCCCGCGTTTCGGGACCGGCTTTTTCGCCCTTTCGGGACTTCTTGTCCTTCTCGCTCCGCGCCACGGTCTTGACCGAGACGCCTTCCCTTTTCAAAATGGCGGCAAAGCGGCTCGGCGTCACACCGGGGATATAAAGGGAGGTTCCCGGCTTGACGTCTTCGGGACGCTCGATGTTGTT
This window contains:
- a CDS encoding M23 family metallopeptidase, translated to MASLKSYRYLAAAVLLACGLSAGCAHVYTAHGAYYRVRKGDTIESIAQRYRTTVQDLAEVNNIERPEDVKPGTSLYIPGVTPSRFAAILKREGVSVKTVARSEKDKKSRKGEKAGPETREAGEGGEEAAEETADASSPIKLEHGKFAWPIDGEVSSLFGMRRGRRHDGLDIRAKTGTPVYAAAEGEVVYSKRMRGYGNLVLVKHKGDFFTVYAHNSVNLVKTGMKVKKGQMISRVGRTGRATGPHLHFEVREGPKARNPLFFLPKTMYAEKAKQKGADYGGPEGEGDGEAETENP